A single Pirellulales bacterium DNA region contains:
- a CDS encoding nucleotide pyrophosphohydrolase yields the protein MKDQKTTVAHLRDMVRVFVDERDWRQFHTPKNLSMALAIEAAELMEHFQWLTPKESQALAADQAKLSEVADELSDVLCYGLALANELGLDISDSLARKMEKNRAKYPADEFRGRYGPDDPGR from the coding sequence ATGAAGGATCAGAAGACGACCGTTGCCCATTTGCGCGACATGGTGCGCGTGTTCGTGGACGAACGGGATTGGCGCCAATTTCACACACCCAAGAATCTGTCGATGGCATTAGCCATCGAGGCGGCGGAGCTCATGGAGCACTTTCAATGGCTCACGCCCAAGGAATCTCAGGCGTTGGCCGCCGATCAGGCCAAACTGAGCGAAGTCGCGGATGAACTCTCGGACGTGCTCTGCTACGGATTGGCGCTGGCCAACGAGCTGGGGCTGGATATCTCCGACTCGCTGGCGCGAAAGATGGAGAAGAATCGGGCAAAATACCCGGCCGACGAGTTCCGCGGTCGCTACGGACCCGATGATCCCGGTCGCTAG
- a CDS encoding DUF1501 domain-containing protein yields MDLQRHVRVTVNQQGVIGRRDFLKGMSLAGAGAALSWPELVAANTGELRKRGMACILLWMAGGPSQFETFDPKPGHENGGETKAIDTCVSGIQIADNYPQVAQVMDRLAIIRSLNSKEGNHPRATFLLHTGYNPTASVKHPTLGSLVTHELPDTKCELPAFVRVGGRRGNTSGGGLLGVEYDPFTLDKAGPLPSNSQPTTDVARYQRRLGLLSRMESDYASRGAAGLVGDHQKLYRKASRMILASEMKAFDIAQEAAPAREAYGEGDFAAGCLLARRLVESGVTFVEVQSNGWDTHDDNFNRVRDLAGQTDRAVAQLIRDLDERGLLDTTLVIWMGEFGRTPRITARGGRDHYPKAFNVALAGAGVRGGRVIGATSPGGDEVVGHPVSVSDLFQTFCHALKIDSSVENMSPIGRPIRVVEGGDPVMELFA; encoded by the coding sequence ATGGATCTGCAACGACACGTGCGCGTAACCGTCAACCAACAGGGCGTGATCGGTCGGCGCGATTTTCTCAAGGGCATGTCGCTCGCCGGCGCTGGCGCGGCGCTAAGCTGGCCCGAACTGGTGGCCGCCAATACGGGCGAATTGCGCAAGCGCGGGATGGCCTGCATCTTGTTGTGGATGGCGGGCGGGCCCAGCCAGTTCGAAACCTTCGATCCCAAGCCCGGTCACGAGAACGGCGGCGAAACTAAGGCGATCGACACCTGCGTTTCCGGCATTCAGATCGCGGACAACTATCCACAGGTTGCTCAGGTGATGGACCGCCTGGCGATCATCCGCTCGCTGAACAGCAAGGAAGGCAATCACCCGCGCGCCACCTTCCTGTTGCATACCGGGTACAACCCCACCGCCAGCGTCAAGCACCCCACGCTCGGTTCGTTGGTCACCCACGAATTGCCCGACACCAAGTGTGAATTGCCGGCCTTCGTGCGCGTGGGCGGCCGGCGCGGCAATACGAGTGGGGGCGGGTTGCTCGGTGTCGAGTACGATCCGTTTACGCTCGACAAAGCAGGTCCGTTGCCCAGCAACAGCCAACCCACAACAGATGTTGCCCGCTATCAGCGGCGGCTGGGCCTGTTGTCGCGTATGGAGAGCGACTATGCCAGTCGCGGCGCCGCCGGCCTCGTGGGCGATCACCAAAAGCTGTATCGCAAGGCCTCGCGCATGATCCTGGCCAGCGAGATGAAGGCGTTCGACATCGCGCAAGAAGCGGCGCCAGCGCGCGAGGCCTACGGCGAGGGAGATTTTGCCGCCGGCTGCCTGTTGGCGCGGCGACTCGTCGAATCTGGCGTCACCTTCGTCGAGGTGCAATCCAATGGCTGGGACACTCACGACGACAACTTCAATCGTGTGCGCGATCTGGCGGGACAAACCGATCGCGCCGTCGCCCAACTCATTCGCGATCTGGACGAGCGCGGGCTGCTCGACACCACTTTGGTGATTTGGATGGGCGAGTTCGGGCGCACGCCGCGCATTACGGCGCGTGGTGGACGCGATCACTATCCCAAAGCGTTCAACGTGGCGCTGGCTGGCGCCGGCGTGCGCGGTGGGCGCGTCATTGGCGCCACTAGCCCCGGTGGAGACGAAGTGGTCGGTCACCCCGTCAGCGTGTCCGATCTGTTTCAAACGTTTTGCCACGCGCTGAAAATCGACTCCAGCGTGGAAAACATGAGCCCCATCGGGCGCCCCATTCGGGTGGTCGAAGGGGGCGATCCGGTGATGGAGCTCTTCGCCTAA
- the larC gene encoding nickel pincer cofactor biosynthesis protein LarC encodes MRIAYLDCASGISGDMTLGALVDAGVELAALQVAIDSLGLPSCRIVSTEVKKNGFRATQITIEHEPEHKHRHLHHIHEMIDRSRLTARQRDLARRIFGRLAEAEARVHGSTIEKVHFHEVGAVDSIADIVGSAVAWDLLGVDRIVASAVPTGCGKVTIAHGTCSIPAPATGELLKGAPLAESNIECELTTPTGAAILTTLVDQYGPLPSMTIERIGYGAGQKNLAQQANLLRLFVGESSDAPAADQIWVLETNLDDTSGEVVGFATGKLLEAGALDVYTMAIQMKKNRPGVKLTVLCQAADAARLEKIIFRETATLGVRRWPASRHKLERAPHTVETAFGPIQGKLGWISGEAPSFSPEYEACARAASEKQAPLRAVYEAARQAYAAEKK; translated from the coding sequence GTGCGGATTGCGTATCTCGATTGCGCCAGCGGTATCAGCGGCGACATGACCTTGGGCGCGCTGGTCGACGCCGGAGTAGAGTTGGCCGCCCTGCAGGTCGCTATCGATTCGCTGGGGCTGCCCAGTTGCCGCATAGTAAGCACGGAGGTCAAAAAGAATGGTTTTCGCGCCACGCAGATCACCATCGAACACGAACCAGAGCACAAGCACCGGCATCTGCATCACATCCACGAGATGATCGATCGCAGCCGGTTGACCGCGCGACAAAGAGACCTGGCCCGACGAATCTTCGGCCGCTTGGCCGAGGCCGAGGCGCGGGTGCATGGCAGCACCATTGAGAAGGTCCATTTTCACGAAGTTGGGGCGGTCGATTCCATCGCCGACATTGTGGGCTCGGCCGTCGCTTGGGATCTGCTCGGCGTCGATCGCATCGTCGCATCGGCGGTGCCCACCGGATGCGGCAAAGTCACCATCGCGCACGGGACGTGCAGCATCCCGGCACCGGCCACCGGCGAATTGCTCAAGGGGGCGCCGCTGGCCGAGAGCAATATCGAGTGCGAGTTGACCACGCCGACTGGCGCCGCCATCCTCACGACCCTGGTCGATCAATACGGTCCGCTGCCGTCGATGACCATCGAACGCATCGGCTACGGCGCGGGTCAAAAGAACCTGGCGCAGCAGGCCAACCTGCTGCGGCTCTTTGTAGGCGAATCTTCCGACGCGCCAGCGGCCGACCAGATTTGGGTGCTGGAAACCAATCTCGACGACACCAGTGGCGAGGTCGTCGGCTTCGCCACCGGCAAGCTGCTCGAGGCCGGCGCGCTTGACGTGTACACCATGGCGATCCAAATGAAAAAGAATCGCCCCGGGGTCAAGCTAACGGTGCTTTGTCAGGCGGCCGACGCCGCTCGGTTGGAAAAGATCATCTTCCGCGAGACGGCCACGCTGGGAGTGCGCCGCTGGCCCGCCAGCCGGCACAAACTGGAACGCGCGCCGCACACGGTCGAAACCGCGTTCGGTCCCATTCAAGGCAAGCTCGGGTGGATTTCCGGCGAGGCGCCCAGCTTTTCGCCCGAATACGAAGCGTGCGCGCGAGCGGCCAGCGAAAAGCAGGCGCCGCTGCGGGCGGTGTACGAAGCGGCGCGGCAAGCCTATGCCGCCGAGAAAAAATAA
- the panB gene encoding 3-methyl-2-oxobutanoate hydroxymethyltransferase, with product MSQDRSKITVPKFMEFKGSGHRISMLTAYDFPTAALLDAAGTDAILIGDSLAMVVQGHTSTLPVTLDEIIYHAEMVGRAVNHALTIVDMPFPSYHLGPYKAVENAGRIIKETRCQAVKLEGGADQAEVISTLVTAGIPVMAHVGLRPQSVHVLGGYKVQRDEEQLLHDARSAQAAGAFGIVLECIPADIAQRITADLKIPTIGIGAGVATDGQVLVINDLLGLTAGYVPRFVKKYADMAGIITSAVKQHIDEVRRGEFPGPEQTFN from the coding sequence ATGTCGCAAGATCGCAGCAAGATCACGGTACCCAAGTTCATGGAATTCAAGGGGAGTGGGCATCGTATCTCGATGCTCACCGCCTACGATTTTCCCACGGCCGCGCTGCTCGACGCCGCCGGCACTGACGCCATTTTGATTGGCGACAGCCTAGCCATGGTGGTGCAAGGGCACACCAGCACCTTGCCGGTGACGCTCGACGAGATCATTTACCACGCCGAGATGGTGGGACGGGCAGTGAATCACGCCCTCACCATCGTCGATATGCCGTTTCCGAGCTATCACCTGGGCCCCTATAAAGCGGTGGAGAACGCCGGGCGAATCATCAAGGAAACCCGCTGTCAGGCGGTGAAGCTGGAAGGGGGCGCCGACCAGGCCGAAGTGATCTCGACCTTGGTGACTGCCGGCATACCGGTCATGGCCCACGTGGGACTGCGCCCGCAGAGCGTGCATGTGCTGGGGGGCTACAAGGTACAGCGCGACGAGGAGCAACTGCTGCACGACGCGCGTTCGGCGCAAGCGGCCGGCGCCTTTGGTATTGTGCTCGAGTGCATTCCAGCCGACATCGCCCAGCGCATCACCGCCGACCTCAAGATTCCCACCATTGGCATTGGGGCGGGCGTGGCGACGGATGGCCAAGTGCTGGTGATCAATGATTTGCTAGGCCTGACCGCCGGATACGTGCCGCGGTTCGTGAAAAAATACGCCGACATGGCGGGCATCATCACGTCGGCGGTCAAGCAGCACATCGACGAGGTGCGGCGCGGCGAGTTTCCCGGCCCGGAACAGACTTTTAACTAA
- a CDS encoding thioredoxin domain-containing protein has protein sequence MPNRLAKETSPYLLQHANNPVDWHPWGAEAIAKAKQENKPIFLSIGYSACHWCHVMEHESFENEAIANKLNEHFVSIKVDREERPDLDQVYMNAVQMITGHGGWPMSVFLTTELKPFFGGTYWPPEARMGMPGFGQVLDAVIDAWKNRKDQVVEQAGQMQEKLKEIGLLSSAAGELPADLMETAVDSLERVFDRRFGGFGRAPKFPHPMDLRLLLRAWHRTGREETLEIVTTTLDHMAAGGIYDHLGGGFHRYSVDERWLVPHFEKMLYDNALLTLAYVEAYQATQRDAYRSVARETLDYVLREMTDPTGGFYSTQDADSEGEEGKFYVWTPAEVDAVLGAERGKTFAYVYDVSDVGNFEGHNILNRGKTLEQCATILKRDAAELADELAESRASLLAARGKRVWPGRDDKILASWNGLMIDAFALAGGVLGEERYLDAARKAADFLLSKLRKDDGRLLHSYCAGEAKFDAYLDDYTHLANALVTLYESSFDERWIDEATKLVEIMRGQFADQHPGGFFYTAADHEELIARNKDVQDGSVPSGNGMAAMVLARLGKLLGNTQYLVEAEQTMSAFAELLSKSPSSTGQLLLAWDYWRGPCPELILLGGRDAEGVNEIIAGLRRRFLPRRAVAFRFQSKNSGNHRSEALAPAFAGKRGDDVEPTLFICENFACQSPLTGMAPINAALDRLAQPASGK, from the coding sequence ATGCCCAACCGATTGGCCAAGGAAACGAGTCCGTACCTCTTACAGCACGCCAACAACCCAGTGGATTGGCATCCCTGGGGCGCGGAAGCGATCGCCAAGGCGAAGCAAGAAAACAAGCCGATTTTTCTGTCAATCGGTTACTCCGCCTGCCACTGGTGCCACGTGATGGAGCACGAGAGCTTCGAAAACGAAGCAATCGCCAACAAGCTCAACGAGCATTTCGTGAGCATCAAGGTCGACCGGGAGGAGCGGCCCGACCTGGATCAGGTGTATATGAATGCCGTGCAGATGATCACCGGTCACGGCGGCTGGCCGATGTCGGTGTTTCTCACGACGGAGCTCAAGCCGTTTTTTGGCGGCACTTATTGGCCGCCCGAGGCGCGGATGGGGATGCCTGGGTTCGGTCAGGTGCTTGACGCGGTGATTGACGCCTGGAAAAACCGCAAAGACCAGGTGGTTGAACAAGCGGGGCAAATGCAGGAGAAGCTGAAGGAGATCGGCCTCTTGTCCAGTGCGGCGGGCGAGCTGCCAGCCGATTTGATGGAGACGGCAGTCGACTCGCTAGAGCGAGTGTTCGACCGGCGCTTTGGTGGCTTTGGCCGCGCGCCAAAGTTTCCGCATCCGATGGATCTGCGACTGTTGTTGCGGGCATGGCATCGCACCGGACGCGAAGAGACGCTTGAGATCGTCACTACCACGCTCGACCACATGGCGGCCGGCGGAATTTACGATCACCTGGGGGGCGGCTTCCATCGCTACTCAGTCGACGAGCGCTGGCTGGTTCCGCACTTTGAAAAAATGCTCTACGACAACGCCTTGCTGACACTGGCGTATGTCGAAGCGTATCAGGCAACGCAGCGCGACGCATATCGGAGCGTGGCGCGCGAAACCTTGGACTACGTGCTGCGCGAAATGACCGACCCGACCGGCGGTTTCTACAGCACGCAAGACGCCGACAGCGAAGGTGAGGAGGGCAAGTTTTATGTCTGGACGCCTGCGGAGGTCGACGCCGTGCTGGGCGCCGAGCGCGGCAAGACCTTCGCCTATGTGTACGACGTGAGCGATGTTGGCAACTTTGAAGGGCACAACATCCTGAATCGCGGCAAGACGCTCGAACAGTGCGCGACGATCCTGAAGCGCGACGCCGCCGAGTTGGCGGACGAACTGGCCGAAAGCCGCGCCTCGTTGCTGGCGGCCCGCGGAAAGCGCGTATGGCCCGGCCGGGACGACAAAATCCTGGCAAGTTGGAACGGCCTGATGATCGACGCCTTCGCACTGGCCGGCGGCGTATTGGGAGAAGAGCGCTATTTGGACGCCGCGCGAAAAGCCGCCGACTTCCTGTTAAGCAAATTGCGCAAAGACGACGGCCGACTGCTGCACTCGTACTGCGCCGGCGAGGCGAAGTTCGACGCGTATCTCGATGACTACACCCATTTGGCAAACGCGCTTGTCACCTTGTACGAGAGCAGCTTTGACGAGCGGTGGATCGACGAAGCGACGAAGCTCGTCGAAATCATGCGCGGCCAATTCGCCGATCAGCATCCTGGTGGGTTCTTTTACACGGCCGCGGATCACGAAGAATTGATCGCCCGCAACAAGGATGTACAAGATGGTTCCGTGCCCAGCGGCAACGGCATGGCCGCCATGGTGCTAGCGCGACTCGGCAAGCTACTCGGTAATACGCAATACCTGGTCGAAGCCGAGCAAACCATGTCGGCCTTCGCGGAGCTATTGTCAAAGTCGCCCAGTTCGACCGGCCAATTGCTTTTGGCTTGGGACTACTGGCGCGGGCCGTGCCCCGAACTGATCCTGCTCGGCGGCCGCGACGCGGAGGGGGTCAACGAGATCATCGCCGGATTGCGACGTCGCTTTTTGCCGCGCCGGGCCGTGGCATTTCGCTTCCAAAGCAAGAACAGTGGCAATCACCGGTCCGAGGCGCTGGCGCCGGCATTCGCCGGCAAGCGCGGCGACGACGTCGAACCGACGCTATTCATTTGCGAGAACTTTGCCTGCCAATCCCCCCTGACGGGGATGGCGCCCATCAACGCGGCGCTCGATCGATTGGCTCAGCCCGCGTCGGGCAAGTAG
- a CDS encoding GNAT family N-acetyltransferase, with the protein MIRVEEINEIVDLVRRRPAWTALLGQTSDASFFQTLEWLTVYWQHFGAGQRLRALFVSDDSHPIGILPLAVRARQRGPMAVRALGYPLDDWGTFYGPIGPDPARILELGLEHIQRSPRDWDFVDLRFVASDASEMTRTPLAMAGAGMTPSVGDQEIVALVDLAGDWDQYVTARGHKWRVNQRRSERKLAELGAVTMVRYRPAGAVQGDDDPRWDLYDACEQIAQRSWQGTSTNGTTLSHDRVRAFLRDAHAVAARAGAVDLCLLHVDGKPAAFIYNYHWQGNVFGLRRGHDPAIGAAGAGSVLMGRVIEDSFARGDQVFNLGSGYLDAKRRWLTRTVASQSYSWFPPTNFKAQAVRLARALRHLAGDRAAAL; encoded by the coding sequence TTGATCCGCGTCGAAGAAATCAACGAGATCGTCGACCTTGTGCGGCGCCGTCCGGCCTGGACGGCCCTCTTGGGTCAAACGAGCGATGCCAGCTTCTTTCAAACACTCGAATGGCTGACCGTTTATTGGCAGCATTTTGGCGCTGGGCAAAGGCTGCGGGCGCTATTCGTGTCGGACGACAGCCACCCGATCGGCATACTTCCGCTGGCAGTTCGTGCGCGGCAGCGCGGCCCCATGGCTGTCCGCGCGCTGGGCTACCCGCTCGACGATTGGGGCACGTTCTATGGCCCCATTGGTCCCGATCCCGCGCGGATTCTTGAACTGGGCCTCGAACATATCCAGCGCTCGCCGCGGGACTGGGATTTTGTCGACCTGCGATTCGTAGCGAGCGATGCCAGCGAGATGACTCGCACACCGTTGGCGATGGCCGGCGCTGGCATGACGCCTTCTGTCGGCGATCAAGAAATCGTCGCGTTGGTCGACCTGGCCGGCGACTGGGACCAGTACGTGACCGCGCGCGGCCACAAATGGCGGGTGAATCAGCGCCGCAGCGAGCGAAAACTGGCCGAACTCGGCGCGGTGACGATGGTCCGCTATCGCCCGGCGGGAGCAGTGCAAGGCGACGACGATCCACGCTGGGATCTATACGACGCCTGCGAACAGATCGCCCAGCGCAGTTGGCAAGGCACATCCACCAATGGCACCACTTTATCTCACGACAGAGTGCGCGCCTTCTTGCGCGACGCGCATGCTGTGGCCGCGCGCGCCGGAGCAGTTGATCTGTGCCTATTGCATGTCGACGGCAAACCAGCAGCGTTTATTTACAACTACCACTGGCAGGGGAATGTCTTTGGACTTAGACGCGGCCACGATCCGGCCATTGGCGCCGCCGGCGCCGGTAGCGTGCTCATGGGACGAGTGATTGAGGACAGCTTTGCCCGTGGCGATCAGGTGTTCAATCTGGGGTCGGGCTACCTCGATGCCAAGCGGCGCTGGCTTACCCGTACGGTGGCCAGCCAAAGCTATTCCTGGTTTCCGCCGACCAATTTCAAGGCCCAGGCGGTCCGGCTGGCGCGCGCGCTGCGCCACTTGGCGGGAGATCGGGCCGCGGCTCTCTAA
- a CDS encoding GlsB/YeaQ/YmgE family stress response membrane protein yields MPDPAVTQTATQFMEQILIWIGFGTLVGLLAKAIMPGRDPGGVIATLAMGIGGSVIGCAVLVYATGGDRISPISPVGFVVGIAGAFVILFFYRMLSGYFFVEGTTGRRSYYSDSAPPPPRRRRMRRPAREYYIEE; encoded by the coding sequence ATGCCAGACCCGGCAGTCACTCAAACGGCAACGCAGTTCATGGAGCAGATCCTCATTTGGATCGGCTTCGGCACTCTGGTTGGACTGTTGGCCAAAGCCATCATGCCCGGCCGCGATCCAGGGGGTGTTATTGCCACACTGGCGATGGGGATCGGCGGCAGCGTGATCGGCTGCGCCGTATTGGTCTACGCCACCGGCGGCGATCGCATTTCGCCAATCAGTCCGGTGGGATTCGTAGTTGGCATCGCGGGCGCGTTCGTGATTTTGTTTTTCTACCGCATGTTGAGCGGCTATTTCTTCGTGGAGGGGACCACCGGGCGCCGCTCCTATTACTCCGATTCCGCGCCGCCTCCGCCGCGCCGGCGTCGCATGCGCCGCCCTGCGCGCGAATACTACATCGAAGAGTAG
- a CDS encoding aspartyl protease family protein, giving the protein MTLVFPYQGQGVVPKPIVPIVVEGPTSFVETRALVDTGASLSVLERWIANWIGLDLSDSESIEISTATGEQFRARLGVVELSLQSDDDFCRWQSTVAFADVSLGDQILGFAGGLQHFDVTFLGRQRLVQLVWNG; this is encoded by the coding sequence GTGACGCTCGTTTTCCCATATCAGGGTCAGGGGGTGGTTCCCAAACCGATTGTGCCAATCGTCGTCGAAGGCCCAACGTCGTTTGTTGAAACGCGGGCTTTGGTCGACACCGGCGCCAGCTTGTCGGTGTTGGAACGGTGGATTGCCAACTGGATCGGACTCGACCTGAGCGATTCTGAGTCCATCGAAATCTCCACTGCGACCGGTGAACAGTTTCGAGCACGCCTTGGTGTTGTGGAATTGTCGCTGCAAAGCGACGACGACTTCTGTCGTTGGCAGTCGACCGTCGCCTTCGCGGATGTCAGCCTTGGCGATCAAATTCTTGGGTTCGCTGGCGGGTTGCAGCATTTTGATGTGACATTCTTGGGACGGCAGCGCCTGGTGCAGCTCGTTTGGAATGGATAG
- a CDS encoding serine hydrolase: MARVLAVLLLFASLVAPAVAGDDSLEARAKQWLAPVIESGTLKGVSIGVIRPDGEQFAFGLGPARDDGAASCGPQTIFEIGSITKVFTALLLADMVERGEVKLDDPAQKYLPEGVKLSVKDDKPITLASLSSHTSGLPRLPNNLAPKDAHNPYADYDEERLDAFLNQYKLRHAPGERVAYSNLGVGLLGHLLARQAGISYEALVIERVCRPLGMDETSITLSAAQQRELAKGHDADGAPESNWDLNVLQGAGALRSSVNDMLKLLAAASGRKASPLDAAFRLTEQPRAQMAGGAQVGLGWHLSDSDQLIWHNGGTGGYRSFCGFRADDRVAVVVLANSANDIVDVIGFKLIDMARGKAVDPLAIRQVADVAEEALERHVGKYSLAGVGVLTITREGKQMYAQLTGQPRAQIFAEGENEFFYRAVDAQITFEPGKDGGTAALVLHQGGQDLRAVRQK, encoded by the coding sequence ATGGCACGCGTGCTAGCAGTCTTGCTCCTGTTTGCGTCACTCGTCGCGCCTGCGGTGGCGGGCGACGACTCGCTCGAAGCTCGTGCCAAGCAATGGCTGGCGCCGGTGATCGAGTCGGGCACGCTGAAGGGGGTTTCGATCGGCGTCATTCGCCCTGATGGCGAGCAATTCGCCTTTGGGCTCGGCCCTGCTCGCGACGACGGCGCGGCCTCGTGCGGTCCCCAGACGATCTTTGAGATCGGCTCGATCACCAAGGTCTTCACCGCCCTGTTACTGGCCGACATGGTCGAGCGGGGAGAAGTGAAGCTGGACGACCCGGCGCAGAAGTATTTGCCCGAGGGGGTGAAGCTTTCGGTGAAGGACGATAAGCCAATCACGCTGGCGAGTTTGTCGTCGCACACATCGGGGTTGCCACGGCTGCCAAACAATCTGGCGCCCAAGGATGCGCACAACCCGTACGCCGACTATGACGAAGAGCGGCTGGATGCGTTCTTGAACCAGTACAAATTGCGGCATGCGCCTGGCGAACGTGTGGCGTACAGCAATTTGGGCGTGGGCCTCTTGGGACACTTACTTGCGCGGCAAGCCGGCATAAGCTACGAGGCGCTGGTGATCGAGCGGGTCTGTCGGCCGCTCGGGATGGACGAGACCAGCATCACTCTCAGCGCTGCGCAACAGCGTGAACTGGCGAAAGGGCACGATGCCGATGGCGCCCCCGAGAGCAACTGGGATCTGAATGTGCTGCAAGGGGCCGGCGCGCTGCGGTCCAGCGTGAACGACATGCTCAAGTTGCTGGCCGCCGCTAGCGGACGCAAGGCATCGCCGCTCGACGCGGCGTTTCGGCTCACCGAACAACCGCGAGCGCAGATGGCTGGCGGCGCGCAGGTTGGGCTTGGCTGGCACCTGTCGGATAGCGACCAACTCATCTGGCACAATGGCGGCACCGGCGGCTACCGAAGCTTCTGCGGCTTTCGCGCGGACGATCGGGTAGCGGTGGTCGTGCTCGCCAACAGCGCCAACGACATCGTCGACGTAATTGGCTTCAAGCTGATCGACATGGCGCGCGGCAAAGCGGTCGACCCGCTGGCTATCCGCCAAGTGGCCGATGTTGCCGAGGAAGCGCTCGAACGGCATGTGGGCAAATACTCGCTCGCTGGTGTCGGCGTGCTCACCATCACACGCGAGGGAAAGCAGATGTACGCGCAGCTTACGGGGCAGCCCCGGGCACAGATCTTCGCCGAGGGAGAGAACGAGTTCTTCTATCGAGCGGTCGATGCTCAAATTACTTTTGAACCGGGCAAAGATGGCGGCACGGCGGCTTTGGTGCTGCATCAGGGTGGGCAAGACCTGCGTGCCGTCCGCCAGAAGTAG
- a CDS encoding DUF1549 and DUF1553 domain-containing protein: MRGALSVVLLAFAITISGQAFADSSRTAADVAAEIDGLLQKEIPALATAEKPAPASDEVFLRRVYLDLVGESPRPAEVTAFALNPSASKRAEVVKKLLADERYGLNWARYWRDVILYRRSDDRALITAPALTQHLTEQFNAGASWRQIAIDFVTAEGDLATDGRTALLASQWGTIPETAAEVSRVLMGVQIQCAQCHDHKTDRWKREQFHQLAAFFPRIAIRPVREEGKRIGFELLARDEAAGQRQNKKGNKKAPPRFEHYMPDLGDPTAQGALMQPVFFVTGQKLKPGLTDEQRRQALANWIVSERNPWFARSVVNRLWAELLGEGLYEPVDDLGPDRVCAAPQTMDLLAVQLAAHDYDLRWLLETIATTELYSRQSRPRRQSNETPFVATCPQPLRADQLFNNLVAALGVEDEQPEAKPGDRAALIRRARVPRGQFNAAFGFDPSAPRDELAGSIEQALVMMNSQPVARAMSGGKQKTMLADLLRDSKNDDDVTLELYLRCLGREPSDQELTTCRDYLNEVGDRREAFEDILWSLINSTEFLYRR; the protein is encoded by the coding sequence ATGCGTGGTGCCTTAAGCGTCGTTCTCTTGGCCTTCGCAATCACGATCAGCGGTCAGGCTTTCGCCGATTCGTCGCGCACCGCTGCCGACGTTGCCGCCGAGATCGATGGCCTTTTGCAAAAGGAAATTCCCGCGCTTGCCACTGCCGAAAAACCGGCGCCCGCCAGCGACGAGGTGTTTCTGCGCCGCGTCTATCTCGATCTGGTCGGCGAGAGCCCGCGTCCCGCGGAAGTGACGGCCTTCGCTTTGAACCCATCGGCCAGCAAACGGGCAGAGGTCGTTAAGAAACTCTTGGCCGACGAGCGCTACGGGCTGAACTGGGCCCGCTATTGGCGCGATGTCATCCTCTATCGGCGCAGCGATGATCGGGCGCTCATCACCGCGCCCGCGCTCACGCAGCATCTTACGGAGCAGTTCAACGCCGGCGCGTCGTGGCGGCAGATCGCCATCGATTTCGTCACCGCCGAGGGTGATCTGGCGACCGATGGCCGGACCGCGCTATTGGCCAGCCAATGGGGGACAATCCCAGAAACCGCGGCCGAAGTCTCGCGCGTCTTGATGGGCGTGCAAATCCAATGCGCCCAGTGTCACGACCACAAGACCGACCGTTGGAAGCGTGAACAGTTTCATCAGTTGGCGGCGTTCTTTCCGCGCATCGCCATCCGCCCGGTGCGCGAAGAAGGCAAGCGCATCGGCTTTGAGTTGCTTGCCCGCGACGAGGCGGCCGGACAACGCCAAAACAAGAAGGGCAACAAGAAAGCTCCTCCGCGGTTCGAGCACTACATGCCCGATTTGGGCGACCCCACCGCCCAAGGCGCCTTGATGCAGCCGGTGTTCTTTGTGACGGGACAGAAGCTCAAGCCCGGACTGACCGACGAACAACGCCGGCAAGCGCTGGCCAACTGGATTGTATCGGAGCGCAATCCCTGGTTTGCCCGCTCGGTGGTCAATCGCCTGTGGGCCGAGTTGCTTGGTGAGGGCCTGTACGAACCGGTCGACGATTTGGGACCGGATCGCGTCTGCGCGGCGCCGCAAACCATGGACCTGCTGGCCGTGCAATTGGCCGCGCACGACTACGATCTGCGCTGGCTGCTCGAAACGATCGCCACGACCGAGCTTTACTCGCGGCAAAGTCGGCCCCGCCGACAATCCAACGAAACTCCCTTTGTGGCAACCTGCCCCCAGCCGCTGCGGGCAGACCAGCTATTCAACAATCTCGTGGCGGCTCTCGGCGTCGAAGACGAACAACCAGAGGCCAAGCCCGGCGACCGCGCCGCGCTCATTCGCCGCGCTCGTGTGCCGCGGGGACAGTTCAACGCCGCGTTTGGTTTCGATCCGAGCGCTCCGCGCGACGAGTTGGCGGGATCGATCGAACAAGCGCTGGTCATGATGAACTCGCAGCCCGTTGCGCGGGCGATGTCGGGCGGCAAACAAAAAACGATGCTCGCCGATCTGCTTCGCGACTCAAAGAACGACGACGATGTGACGCTCGAATTGTACCTGCGCTGCCTGGGCCGTGAGCCCAGCGACCAAGAACTGACCACCTGCCGCGACTATCTCAATGAGGTCGGCGACCGCCGCGAGGCGTTTGAAGACATCTTATGGTCGCTGATCAACTCCACTGAGTTCCTGTATCGACGCTAG